The Laspinema palackyanum D2c nucleotide sequence GGTGACGGCATCGCCTGGGATGAGAGCTTAACTGGCATCTTTCCGATCCGGTTTGCTATCCTCAATCCATGCGGTGAGCAGTTCCACCGCAAACTGGCGATCGCTTCGGGCAATCTCTAATAGATGTTTTTCCTCACTCCAATGTTCCCCACTCCATGACACCGATTCTGGGGATGGGTCGGGTGCGGGTCCCTCGGTGGCCGTCGGGTTCACGGGGGAGGCGATCCCATGCTCCGGGCTACGGTGGCTCCACTGTCGGCTCCCCGTGGTCAATCTTTTCCAAAAATCGGTTTCGTGAGATCATCATCCATTGGCCCAGCGATCACTGTTATCCGACCCAATCCTCACTTATTCTCCGGTTGAGGCGGTGACTATAAGTAATCTCCTGGCAAATTTTTGTAAAATCCCCCTCTTAGCCTCGGCGATTGACTATAAATCCGGCCTAATTATTCTAAATTCATCCCACTTTTAAGCCAAAATAAGTTAAAATTAAATCCCCCGAACTATTATTCACCACCTCATGAACATCTCCCGGTTCTATCGCAATGCAAGTTCCCATTTCTATGGGATAATCGGTGCCATTGACGCGAATTAATCCCGATCCTTGGGAAACAAAAAATACCTCACACATATCCGCATGAGCATGGGCAGCAGCCACTTGACCGGGGGCAAATTTTGCCTGGGAAAAATTGGTGAGGTGGGGCAGATCTCCCGCCTTTAGCATCACTTTTTTTTGAATCTCCCGATTATGAGAAACCGATTCCGGGGGCAGATGGGTTAAGGATGTAATTTTCACCGAATTTTTTCTCCAATTTAACGCAACTGTTGAGCGGCTGCTTTGATGGGTTCCAGCAACTCTAAGGACAAATTAAATTGATTGAGGTGGCTGGAGTGTTTCCCATCAATACTCGGTCCATGATAGTCACTGCCTCCGGTCATCAATAGCCCATATTCTGCACAAAATTCTTCTAATTTCTGGACTTGGTGAGGGGTATGATGAGGATGATAGACTTCAACACCCATTAAACCCGCTTCGACCATTTCTTTTAAAACCGTTTCCACAGGTCCACCGCGAAATAAATAGGGATGCGCCCAGACGGGAACTGCACCACAACTCCGCAACAGATTAATCCCATCTTGAATAGAAAATTTTTCATAATGAACGTAGGCGGGTTTGTCTTCTCCAATCCATCGTTCAAAGGCTTCTTGACAGGTTTTAATATAACCGGCTTTGAGTAAAGCTGCGGCGATATGGGGACGTCCGGGGGCCATTCCACCTGTTGAGGGAGGTAATTCCACGGGATAGCCGAGGGCGGCTAATTTGTCGAGG carries:
- a CDS encoding cupin domain-containing protein, whose protein sequence is MKITSLTHLPPESVSHNREIQKKVMLKAGDLPHLTNFSQAKFAPGQVAAAHAHADMCEVFFVSQGSGLIRVNGTDYPIEMGTCIAIEPGDVHEVVNNSSGDLILTYFGLKVG
- a CDS encoding PHP domain-containing protein, whose translation is MLELHCHTTYSDGTLTPTELVEQALAAGVRALAITDHDTMSGWPEAIAAAESVALEIVPGLELSTVHNGRSLHILGFYPDREKLQQPLNERLQGRIDRAQQTLDKLAALGYPVELPPSTGGMAPGRPHIAAALLKAGYIKTCQEAFERWIGEDKPAYVHYEKFSIQDGINLLRSCGAVPVWAHPYLFRGGPVETVLKEMVEAGLMGVEVYHPHHTPHQVQKLEEFCAEYGLLMTGGSDYHGPSIDGKHSSHLNQFNLSLELLEPIKAAAQQLR